One region of Demequina sp. TMPB413 genomic DNA includes:
- the malQ gene encoding 4-alpha-glucanotransferase yields the protein MKTVSDEGHEQQPSEALATLARACGVATDVHLIDGTHKRCSRGALVAILGAMGIDAHDDDACRASFEALKDYIWTRIVPPVTVLREGQSREIPVHLPHGSSVSVTLRTEAGVEHPLEQVDRVVEPHGVGSIAVGRATFRIPGDLPLGWHIVEATFPGRRGRGYVVVTPERLEVPEAITARRPWGFMTQLYSLRSSRSWGIGDLGDLADLCSLAKIRAGADFVLINPLHANEAVPPLSPSPYLPSSRRFLAPMYIRVEDIPEVAYVPSQQRAVIEWESERPSRNNNTDELLDRDEVWRAKRAALEQVFAAPRSPGREAQFEAFCMREGKALEDFATWAALSEEYNGVTSWPDELATASAAAVSAWRDEHPERVLFHAWLQWIADEQARHSQSTARGAGMSIGVVTDLAVGVHPSGADAWSLHKVLASGISVGAPPDGFNPQGQDWSQPPWQPRALEAAAYVPFRDVVRAAVRHSGAVRVDHILGLFRQWWIPVGHGSNDGSYVQFDHEALVGILILEAHRAGAIVIGEDLGTVEPWVRDYLSSRGVLGTSVLWFERTHDGGFTPPEDYRADALATVTTHDLPTTAMMVAGAHVDLRTELGLVSDPTAAVEQAADELRRLVALLRERDWVIEDYEEEDLIAGVHRMVMASPAVLTGVAITDAVGDMRAQNVPGTFEEYPNWSLPLTDRNGVPVLLDDLFDHPRMRRLIAAIRAARS from the coding sequence ATGAAGACCGTGAGCGATGAGGGGCACGAGCAACAGCCGTCAGAAGCACTGGCGACGCTTGCGCGCGCCTGCGGAGTGGCGACCGACGTCCACCTGATCGACGGCACCCACAAGCGGTGTTCGCGCGGTGCGCTCGTGGCCATCTTGGGCGCTATGGGCATCGACGCCCACGACGATGACGCATGTCGCGCATCGTTCGAAGCGCTCAAGGACTACATCTGGACCCGGATCGTGCCGCCAGTGACCGTGTTGCGTGAGGGCCAGTCGCGCGAGATTCCCGTGCACTTGCCGCACGGATCGTCCGTGAGCGTGACGCTCCGGACGGAGGCAGGCGTTGAGCACCCGCTCGAACAAGTCGACAGGGTGGTCGAGCCGCACGGTGTCGGCTCGATTGCCGTGGGCAGGGCGACGTTCAGGATTCCTGGGGACCTGCCGCTCGGCTGGCACATCGTGGAGGCGACCTTCCCTGGCAGGCGCGGTCGCGGCTACGTCGTGGTGACCCCCGAGCGTCTGGAGGTGCCAGAGGCAATCACGGCGCGGCGACCCTGGGGCTTCATGACTCAGTTGTACTCGCTGCGCTCCAGCCGATCGTGGGGGATCGGCGACCTCGGAGACCTGGCGGACCTGTGCTCGCTCGCCAAGATCAGGGCCGGCGCTGACTTCGTCCTCATTAATCCTCTGCACGCCAACGAGGCTGTGCCTCCGCTGAGCCCTTCGCCTTACCTGCCGTCGTCGCGGCGCTTTCTCGCGCCGATGTACATCCGGGTCGAAGACATCCCAGAAGTCGCGTACGTGCCGTCCCAACAGCGGGCAGTGATCGAGTGGGAGTCGGAACGCCCGAGTCGCAACAACAACACCGACGAATTGCTGGATCGGGACGAGGTGTGGCGCGCCAAGCGTGCAGCGCTCGAACAGGTCTTCGCGGCTCCGCGGTCTCCCGGGCGCGAGGCGCAGTTCGAGGCGTTTTGCATGCGCGAAGGCAAGGCGCTCGAGGACTTCGCTACGTGGGCCGCCCTGTCGGAGGAGTACAACGGCGTGACGTCGTGGCCAGACGAGCTGGCCACCGCGTCGGCCGCGGCTGTCTCCGCCTGGCGAGATGAGCATCCTGAGCGGGTGCTGTTCCACGCGTGGCTGCAGTGGATCGCCGACGAACAGGCCCGTCACTCCCAGTCGACCGCGCGCGGGGCCGGTATGAGCATCGGCGTTGTCACGGATTTGGCCGTTGGCGTCCACCCATCCGGTGCCGATGCATGGAGCCTTCACAAGGTGCTGGCCAGCGGAATCAGCGTGGGCGCCCCGCCGGACGGCTTCAATCCTCAAGGACAGGACTGGTCGCAACCGCCATGGCAACCGCGTGCGCTCGAAGCCGCGGCGTACGTGCCGTTTAGGGACGTCGTGCGAGCCGCCGTGAGGCACTCCGGCGCCGTGAGGGTCGATCACATTCTTGGGCTCTTCAGGCAGTGGTGGATTCCTGTGGGCCATGGTTCAAACGACGGCTCGTATGTCCAGTTTGATCACGAGGCTCTGGTGGGCATCCTGATTCTTGAAGCGCACCGTGCAGGGGCCATCGTGATTGGCGAAGACTTGGGCACTGTCGAACCATGGGTGCGCGACTACTTGAGCTCTCGGGGAGTGCTGGGCACGTCGGTGCTGTGGTTCGAGCGCACGCATGACGGCGGCTTCACTCCGCCCGAGGACTATCGGGCGGACGCGCTCGCCACCGTCACCACCCACGACCTACCCACCACCGCGATGATGGTTGCGGGGGCACACGTCGACTTGCGCACAGAACTCGGACTGGTGTCCGACCCGACCGCGGCTGTCGAGCAGGCCGCCGACGAGCTCCGGCGGCTCGTCGCGCTGCTGCGCGAACGTGACTGGGTGATCGAGGACTACGAAGAAGAGGACCTCATAGCCGGTGTGCACCGCATGGTCATGGCGTCTCCCGCCGTGCTCACCGGCGTTGCCATCACGGACGCCGTCGGCGACATGAGGGCCCAGAACGTGCCAGGCACGTTCGAGGAGTACCCCAACTGGAGTTTGCCGCTCACCGATCGTAACGGCGTGCCGGTGCTGCTTGACGATCTCTTCGACCACCCCCGCATGCGGCGCCTGATCGCCGCCATTCGCGCGGCCCGCTCCTAG
- a CDS encoding acyl-CoA thioesterase II encodes MDHVEDTWGDAAVAAGLGALDLRKLGDSSFEGDSLPMPGGRVFGGQVIAQAIVAAGHTVDASRAVHSMHGYFLRPGDASRPIRFDVEDLRDGRSFSARRTHAFQDDKPILSMIASFQEAQEGPEHSVRMPEVPPPDALPSGMDVLGPFAGHATADFWLNSAPFDVRHVEGSIFVHADKAPKQYQTAWMRVRRTLDVSDLMHRALIAFGSDQVILEPALRRHDASWSTPGMAFASLDHALWWHRPARADEWLLFVQDAPTAQGGRGLCGSWVFSEDGRLVASVAQEGMLRMPGGH; translated from the coding sequence ATGGATCATGTGGAAGACACCTGGGGTGATGCCGCCGTTGCCGCCGGACTCGGCGCGCTCGACCTTCGCAAGCTGGGCGATTCCAGCTTCGAGGGCGACTCGTTGCCGATGCCGGGCGGGCGCGTCTTTGGCGGTCAAGTGATCGCCCAGGCCATCGTCGCGGCAGGGCACACGGTGGACGCCTCGCGTGCGGTCCACTCGATGCACGGCTACTTCTTGCGTCCGGGAGACGCCAGCCGACCAATCCGGTTTGACGTCGAGGACCTTCGCGACGGCAGATCGTTCTCCGCGCGCCGCACTCACGCCTTCCAGGACGACAAGCCGATCCTGTCCATGATTGCCTCATTCCAAGAGGCTCAAGAGGGTCCCGAGCACTCGGTGCGCATGCCAGAGGTGCCGCCCCCGGACGCGCTGCCGTCAGGGATGGATGTCCTTGGCCCCTTCGCGGGACACGCCACCGCCGACTTCTGGCTCAACTCTGCACCCTTCGACGTGAGGCACGTGGAAGGCTCGATCTTTGTCCACGCCGACAAGGCCCCCAAGCAGTACCAAACGGCGTGGATGCGGGTGCGGCGCACTCTCGACGTGAGCGACCTGATGCACCGTGCGCTTATCGCCTTCGGCTCAGACCAGGTCATCCTGGAGCCTGCACTACGGCGACATGATGCCTCGTGGTCGACGCCTGGCATGGCCTTCGCCAGTTTGGACCACGCGCTGTGGTGGCATCGTCCCGCTCGGGCCGACGAATGGCTGCTGTTCGTTCAAGACGCACCGACCGCCCAGGGCGGTAGAGGCTTGTGCGGTTCGTGGGTCTTCAGCGAGGACGGCCGACTTGTGGCCTCCGTCGCGCAAGAGGGAATGCTACGAATGCCCGGCGGGCACTAG
- a CDS encoding globin: MNVGTAAPQAEGQSFYEAAGGHEAFAAIVRRFYDGVREDPILAPMYPAHDMDGAVERLTMFLEQYWGGPTTYSDQRGHPRLRMRHQPFHVNPEARDHWVSHMRAAVEASDMSPLHQATLLDYLERAAHSMINTFDPTPEA, encoded by the coding sequence ATGAACGTCGGCACGGCCGCCCCTCAAGCAGAGGGCCAGAGCTTCTACGAGGCTGCTGGCGGCCACGAAGCGTTCGCCGCGATTGTTCGGCGGTTCTACGACGGTGTGCGTGAGGATCCCATCCTCGCGCCGATGTACCCGGCTCACGACATGGACGGGGCGGTGGAACGACTCACGATGTTCCTCGAGCAGTACTGGGGCGGCCCTACGACCTATTCGGACCAGCGCGGCCACCCGCGACTGCGCATGCGCCACCAGCCCTTCCACGTGAACCCTGAGGCTCGCGACCACTGGGTCTCGCACATGCGCGCGGCCGTCGAGGCGTCCGACATGTCTCCCCTGCACCAGGCCACGTTGCTCGACTACCTCGAGCGCGCGGCGCATTCCATGATCAACACCTTCGACCCCACTCCGGAAGCGTGA
- a CDS encoding mechanosensitive ion channel family protein, with the protein MHASFHTLVLTAADAAADTDEASVGWLSDFGGKALGIGILIVGALLVWVIGRIAIRAVTRSIETGLPFRRKARQALERAKLNLPPVDPQEVRLEAERRRQRAGTIRAVLNSGLIVVIIAVVAVMLLDLVGLPVGPLIASAGIVGVALGFGAQSLVKDLLSGLFMLIEDQYGVGDVVDLGEASGLVEEVGLRSTRLRSLDGTVWYVPNGEIHRVGNMTRLWSRVFIEVRLSYDTDLDVARQALLDAVTAAREADEDVDKAILSEPEVPGIESFDYYSVAIRLMIQVAPIKQWDIMRKVRLEMRRIFDERGIRMAVPDQTLLVGNDAPTPPATKPRAKRSTKGAAGQGTSE; encoded by the coding sequence ATGCATGCCTCCTTCCACACCCTCGTTCTGACCGCCGCCGACGCTGCCGCCGATACCGACGAAGCTTCCGTCGGTTGGCTCAGCGATTTCGGCGGAAAGGCGCTCGGCATCGGCATCCTCATCGTCGGCGCGCTGCTCGTATGGGTCATCGGTCGCATCGCCATTCGCGCGGTGACGCGCAGCATCGAGACAGGGCTTCCGTTTAGGCGAAAGGCGCGCCAGGCTCTCGAGCGAGCCAAGCTGAACCTTCCCCCGGTCGACCCTCAAGAGGTCAGGCTCGAAGCGGAACGGCGCCGTCAGCGCGCGGGAACGATTCGCGCCGTCCTGAACTCGGGCCTCATCGTGGTCATCATCGCGGTCGTGGCCGTCATGCTCCTCGACCTCGTCGGGCTTCCCGTGGGGCCCCTCATTGCCTCGGCGGGAATCGTGGGCGTCGCGCTGGGCTTTGGCGCCCAGTCACTCGTGAAGGACTTGCTTTCCGGGCTGTTCATGTTGATCGAAGACCAGTACGGCGTCGGCGACGTTGTCGACCTTGGCGAGGCTTCCGGACTGGTGGAAGAGGTCGGCCTGCGTTCCACCCGGTTGCGTTCGCTGGACGGCACCGTCTGGTACGTCCCGAACGGCGAAATCCACCGCGTGGGGAACATGACTCGCCTGTGGTCGAGGGTGTTCATCGAGGTGCGACTCAGCTATGACACCGATCTGGATGTGGCGCGTCAGGCTTTGCTGGACGCAGTGACCGCCGCCCGCGAGGCGGATGAAGACGTCGACAAGGCCATCTTGTCGGAGCCAGAGGTCCCTGGTATCGAGTCGTTTGACTACTACAGCGTCGCGATCCGCCTCATGATTCAAGTGGCCCCGATTAAGCAGTGGGACATCATGCGCAAGGTCAGGCTCGAGATGCGACGTATCTTCGATGAGCGCGGGATCCGCATGGCGGTTCCCGATCAGACGCTCCTGGTCGGCAACGACGCGCCCACCCCGCCCGCGACCAAGCCAAGGGCGAAACGCTCCACCAAGGGCGCGGCCGGCCAGGGCACGTCCGAATGA
- the pepN gene encoding aminopeptidase N: MPGTNLTKSEATDRAALIPSAAYDITWDFTGPGDTFRTATTIAFEAPAGASTFLDCMGATVGSISLNGTVLDPATAVNDGRVELTHLAEHNSVTIEADFAYRTDGQGIHRFVDPEDGEVYLYSQFAAADARAAFPCFDQPDVKGTFAIEVFAPAHWVVVSNSPTPEPALAEGATTSIGEGAVNRWSFAPTVALPTYVAAVVAGPYAWAEGELRSRKGTLKARVYGRKNLAAHLDAEEMIGTVQAGMTLYERVFDTEYPYDKYDQVFVPEYNLGAMENVGCVTFSEDSLLFRSRASDAERERRLNIVLHELSHMWFGNLVTMRWWDDLWLNESFAEFVGTWATEQVTPWKDAWVTFGASRKSIAYVQDQLPTTHAIVTEVPDIEATVSAFDMITYAKGASALKQLAAHVGEDAFFAGVAAYLKRYAFGNATLAEFLAEVEAAAGRPLDAWAEVWLKTPGVTTLRPVVDTDDAGVITSLRVAEDVPAAHPVQRPHRVTIAGYQHEDGHFERTWSLVATLDGPLSDVTEAVGKPRPDLLLVNDADRTYAKAQLDDASLATIAAHVGDLTHPMAQASVLDALWHMCRDAVLPAQHYIDAVLTVLPAMANSEAAEAHARTMVVALTRYVPPAQVPAVAAASAESLWTTVTGAAPGSDLQLQALKAYARVASTPAQAARLGALLDGSDALQGLEIDTDLSWDLLAGMAACGMAGEREIAARLESDPGAIGRRRAAGTMAVIATSEAKRAAWDALAHPADGPAPNAVQYEIALGLVRATDPVQLTFLVPTLLEELREYYDANEGWVGARVARYVFPTWAAGRVDGLESLIEDWLATNADAPSVLRKIVTEGLDEVRRSTKAQEASAAQAGL; encoded by the coding sequence ATGCCAGGTACCAACCTCACCAAGAGCGAAGCCACCGACCGCGCCGCGCTGATCCCATCCGCCGCCTACGACATCACGTGGGACTTCACCGGACCGGGCGACACCTTCCGCACCGCCACCACCATCGCGTTCGAGGCACCCGCTGGCGCGAGCACCTTCCTCGATTGCATGGGTGCGACAGTCGGGAGCATCAGCCTCAACGGCACTGTGCTCGACCCGGCGACGGCCGTCAACGACGGCCGAGTCGAGTTGACCCATCTGGCCGAGCACAACTCAGTCACCATCGAGGCCGACTTCGCGTACCGCACGGATGGCCAGGGCATCCACCGCTTCGTGGACCCAGAGGACGGCGAGGTCTACCTCTACAGCCAGTTCGCGGCGGCCGACGCCCGCGCCGCCTTCCCGTGCTTCGACCAGCCCGACGTCAAGGGCACCTTCGCGATCGAGGTGTTCGCGCCGGCGCATTGGGTGGTCGTCTCGAACTCCCCCACACCCGAACCCGCTCTGGCGGAAGGCGCCACCACGAGCATCGGCGAAGGCGCTGTGAATCGCTGGTCCTTTGCGCCCACCGTTGCCCTTCCCACCTACGTGGCCGCCGTCGTCGCTGGACCCTATGCGTGGGCCGAGGGCGAACTTCGCAGCAGGAAGGGAACGCTCAAGGCACGGGTGTACGGGCGCAAGAACCTCGCGGCACACCTCGACGCCGAGGAGATGATCGGCACGGTCCAGGCCGGCATGACGCTGTACGAGCGCGTCTTCGACACCGAGTACCCGTACGACAAGTACGACCAGGTGTTTGTGCCCGAATACAACCTGGGCGCCATGGAGAACGTCGGCTGCGTGACCTTCTCCGAGGACAGTCTGTTGTTCCGCTCGCGGGCCTCCGACGCCGAGCGCGAGCGACGCCTCAACATCGTGCTGCACGAACTCAGCCACATGTGGTTCGGAAACCTCGTGACGATGAGGTGGTGGGACGATCTGTGGCTCAACGAGTCCTTCGCTGAGTTTGTGGGCACGTGGGCGACGGAGCAGGTCACGCCGTGGAAGGACGCCTGGGTCACGTTCGGCGCGAGCCGCAAGTCCATCGCCTACGTGCAGGACCAATTGCCGACAACTCACGCGATCGTCACCGAGGTCCCCGATATCGAGGCGACCGTCAGCGCCTTCGACATGATCACGTACGCCAAGGGTGCCTCGGCGCTCAAGCAACTCGCCGCACACGTGGGCGAGGACGCCTTCTTCGCCGGAGTGGCGGCCTACTTGAAGCGCTACGCATTCGGCAACGCGACCCTCGCCGAGTTCTTGGCCGAAGTCGAGGCCGCCGCCGGCCGTCCGCTCGACGCCTGGGCCGAGGTGTGGCTCAAGACGCCAGGCGTCACCACATTGCGCCCCGTCGTAGACACAGACGACGCCGGGGTCATCACGTCTCTTCGCGTCGCCGAGGATGTTCCTGCGGCGCATCCCGTTCAGCGTCCTCACCGAGTCACGATCGCCGGCTACCAACACGAGGACGGGCACTTCGAGCGCACCTGGAGCCTCGTGGCGACTCTCGACGGGCCGCTCTCTGACGTGACCGAGGCGGTCGGCAAGCCTCGCCCCGACCTGCTGCTGGTCAACGACGCCGACCGCACCTACGCGAAGGCGCAATTGGATGACGCATCGTTGGCCACGATCGCGGCGCACGTTGGCGATCTGACTCACCCCATGGCTCAAGCCTCCGTTCTCGACGCGTTGTGGCACATGTGCCGCGACGCCGTACTGCCCGCCCAGCACTACATCGATGCCGTGCTCACGGTGCTGCCGGCGATGGCCAACTCCGAAGCCGCGGAGGCTCACGCTCGCACCATGGTCGTCGCCCTGACGCGCTACGTGCCGCCAGCACAGGTACCAGCCGTGGCCGCAGCGTCGGCAGAGAGCCTGTGGACGACGGTGACCGGCGCCGCACCGGGAAGCGACCTTCAACTTCAAGCCCTGAAGGCCTACGCGAGGGTTGCCTCAACCCCTGCGCAGGCCGCACGCCTTGGCGCGCTCCTCGACGGCTCCGACGCCCTCCAAGGCTTGGAGATCGACACGGATCTCTCTTGGGACCTGCTCGCGGGGATGGCCGCCTGCGGCATGGCTGGCGAGCGTGAGATAGCGGCGCGACTCGAAAGCGACCCAGGGGCGATTGGGCGCCGGAGAGCCGCAGGAACCATGGCGGTGATCGCGACGTCTGAGGCGAAGCGTGCCGCATGGGACGCCCTCGCCCACCCGGCTGACGGGCCCGCTCCCAACGCCGTGCAGTACGAGATTGCGTTGGGACTCGTGCGCGCCACCGACCCAGTTCAGTTGACCTTCCTGGTGCCGACGCTTCTGGAGGAACTGCGCGAGTACTACGACGCGAATGAGGGCTGGGTGGGGGCCAGAGTGGCACGCTACGTGTTCCCCACCTGGGCTGCTGGCCGGGTAGACGGGCTGGAGAGCCTCATCGAGGACTGGCTGGCAACCAACGCCGACGCTCCATCCGTGCTGCGCAAGATCGTCACCGAGGGACTCGACGAAGTGCGACGCTCCACCAAGGCGCAAGAGGCTAGCGCGGCACAAGCAGGGTTGTGA
- a CDS encoding glycine betaine/L-proline ABC transporter ATP-binding protein, whose product MSVPTGRSPEDHVTDTIALKATGLYKVFGKHADAAVRKLQQGATRDRLGGGTTAAVIDASFEVKRGEIFVVMGLSGSGKSTLIRTLNGLQPATSGTVEIGADSITGAAPKRLREIRRKRMSMVFQHFALLPHRTVLDNVAYGLEIQGVPRPEREEKARQVTQVVGLGGWEDKHPNELSGGMQQRVGLARALAADTEILLMDEAFSALDPLIRREMQEQLLELQSSLGKTIIFITHDLNEAMFLGDRIAVMRDGRIVQIGTPEEILTDPANEYVEQFVQDVDRTRVLTAESVMRKPRAVIHSSVGPHGALKAMRDEQLSGVYVLKRDRTLVGWVSDRDALDLVRKGEKDLSSIVREDHGAVPSDTALSDLFIPALESALPLGVMDDKGRLVGVIPRVTLLATLGGEPEAAALASPRPDPLPTHVVDEALEAAVDSGTLTVEEANS is encoded by the coding sequence ATGAGTGTGCCCACGGGCCGCTCGCCTGAGGATCACGTGACTGACACCATCGCGCTCAAAGCCACCGGCCTGTACAAAGTCTTTGGCAAACACGCGGACGCTGCTGTGCGCAAACTCCAGCAAGGCGCCACCCGCGACCGACTCGGCGGAGGCACCACCGCCGCCGTGATCGACGCCTCCTTCGAGGTCAAGCGCGGCGAGATCTTCGTGGTCATGGGCCTGTCTGGCTCAGGAAAGTCCACGCTCATTCGCACGCTCAATGGCCTCCAACCGGCCACGTCAGGGACGGTGGAGATCGGCGCTGACAGCATCACTGGAGCAGCCCCCAAGCGGTTGCGCGAGATCCGCCGCAAGCGCATGTCCATGGTCTTCCAGCACTTTGCCTTGTTGCCCCACCGCACCGTGCTGGACAATGTCGCCTACGGACTCGAGATTCAAGGGGTCCCTCGCCCCGAGCGCGAGGAAAAAGCCCGTCAGGTCACCCAAGTAGTCGGCCTGGGCGGCTGGGAAGACAAGCACCCCAACGAACTGTCCGGCGGCATGCAGCAGCGCGTGGGCCTCGCCCGCGCGCTCGCCGCGGACACCGAGATCCTGCTCATGGACGAGGCGTTTTCCGCGCTCGATCCCTTGATCCGCCGCGAGATGCAAGAGCAGTTGCTCGAGCTTCAGTCTTCGCTCGGCAAGACCATCATCTTCATCACTCACGACCTCAACGAGGCCATGTTCTTGGGCGACCGCATCGCCGTCATGCGCGACGGCCGTATCGTCCAGATCGGCACGCCAGAGGAGATCCTGACCGACCCCGCCAACGAGTACGTCGAGCAGTTCGTTCAAGACGTCGACCGCACCCGCGTGCTCACGGCCGAGTCGGTCATGCGCAAACCGCGGGCAGTCATTCACTCGTCGGTTGGGCCACACGGTGCACTCAAGGCCATGCGCGACGAACAGCTGAGCGGCGTGTACGTGCTGAAGCGCGACCGCACGCTCGTCGGCTGGGTATCGGACCGCGACGCCCTCGACCTGGTCCGCAAGGGCGAGAAGGACCTCTCCAGCATTGTGCGGGAGGATCACGGCGCCGTGCCTTCCGACACCGCACTGTCCGACCTCTTCATCCCCGCGCTTGAGTCGGCGCTTCCGCTCGGCGTGATGGACGACAAGGGCAGGCTCGTAGGGGTCATCCCACGCGTCACCCTGCTGGCCACCCTCGGCGGCGAGCCTGAAGCGGCCGCGCTCGCGAGCCCGCGTCCCGATCCGTTGCCGACGCACGTGGTTGACGAGGCCCTGGAGGCCGCCGTCGACTCGGGCACCCTCACGGTCGAGGAGGCCAACTCATGA